In Gracilimonas sp., a single window of DNA contains:
- the rpsU gene encoding 30S ribosomal protein S21, whose amino-acid sequence MLGVEVKDNESVDRAINRFKKLVTRSRVLNEYKDRQQYTKPSVERREALKKAKREQRRRERDNF is encoded by the coding sequence ATGTTAGGAGTCGAAGTAAAAGACAACGAAAGTGTTGATCGTGCAATAAATCGCTTTAAGAAACTGGTAACCCGTTCACGTGTTCTCAATGAATACAAAGATCGGCAGCAGTATACGAAGCCTTCTGTTGAGCGACGTGAAGCTTTGAAAAAAGCGAAACGTGAACAACGACGTCGCGAACGCGACAACTTCTAA
- the radA gene encoding DNA repair protein RadA: MAKVKTQYECSNCGYISPKWNGSCPSCGEWNTFTEKTISKKSSSAHKAKVEGLEASASPQKLEEVETSEKSRFKSNITELDRVLGGGFLPGSYVLIGGEPGVGKSTLTLQIAKANTDLTILYCAGEESAGQIKQRAARLGVESDKLFIYNETQVDSIIAEAQKMQPDLLIVDSIQTVYRTELSSMPGSIQQVKECAALFQQLAKKKNITTLVIGHVTKEGDIAGPRVLEHMVDTVLQFEGDKQYTYRLLRSLKNRFGAAQEVGVFEMKSDGLIEVSNPSELFISDKTSGVSGNAVVCTMEGTRPLLIEVQALVTPSSYGSPQRTANGFDRNRLALLLAVLEKRVGKNFSNHDVYLNIAGGFKLNDPAGDLGVCCALVSSLMDEPITSHMAFIGEVGLGGEVRTVPHLEQREKEAKKLGYKELVMPGSKQKSGIRYLHEAIKKALR; this comes from the coding sequence ATGGCTAAAGTGAAAACTCAATACGAGTGTTCAAATTGCGGATATATTTCTCCTAAATGGAATGGAAGTTGCCCATCTTGTGGCGAGTGGAATACCTTTACTGAAAAAACGATTTCCAAAAAATCATCTTCGGCCCATAAAGCTAAAGTTGAAGGGCTGGAGGCCTCAGCTTCACCCCAAAAATTAGAAGAGGTTGAAACCTCAGAAAAAAGCCGGTTTAAAAGTAATATTACTGAACTGGATAGGGTGTTGGGAGGTGGATTTCTTCCGGGATCGTATGTGCTTATTGGCGGAGAGCCCGGGGTAGGAAAAAGTACACTTACGCTTCAAATCGCCAAGGCAAATACTGATCTAACCATTCTGTATTGTGCAGGTGAAGAGTCTGCGGGACAAATTAAACAACGCGCTGCCCGATTGGGCGTGGAGTCAGATAAACTGTTTATATATAATGAAACTCAGGTAGATTCCATTATTGCGGAAGCTCAAAAAATGCAACCGGATTTACTGATTGTAGATTCCATTCAAACGGTATACAGAACCGAGTTATCAAGTATGCCTGGAAGCATTCAACAGGTAAAAGAATGCGCGGCTTTATTTCAGCAACTGGCCAAAAAGAAAAATATAACCACACTGGTTATCGGTCATGTAACAAAGGAAGGAGATATTGCAGGCCCCCGGGTTTTGGAGCACATGGTTGATACAGTACTTCAATTTGAAGGGGATAAGCAATACACGTATCGATTACTCAGAAGCTTGAAAAACCGATTTGGCGCTGCGCAGGAAGTAGGAGTTTTTGAGATGAAGTCAGATGGACTCATTGAGGTTTCTAACCCCTCAGAATTATTTATTTCGGATAAAACAAGCGGAGTAAGTGGAAATGCAGTTGTTTGTACCATGGAGGGGACCCGGCCACTGTTGATTGAAGTTCAGGCCTTAGTTACGCCATCTTCGTACGGATCGCCCCAGCGTACTGCCAATGGTTTTGACAGAAATCGGTTGGCGTTGTTACTTGCTGTTTTAGAAAAAAGAGTAGGTAAAAATTTTTCCAATCATGATGTGTACTTAAACATTGCCGGAGGATTTAAGCTCAATGACCCTGCGGGAGATTTAGGTGTATGCTGTGCTTTGGTATCGAGCCTCATGGATGAGCCAATTACATCTCATATGGCGTTTATCGGAGAAGTAGGGTTGGGTGGTGAAGTGCGAACGGTTCCTCATTTGGAGCAACGTGAAAAAGAAGCCAAAAAATTAGGATATAAAGAATTGGTGATGCCCGGCTCTAAGCAGAAAAGCGGTATTCGTTACTTACATGAAGCCATAAAAAAAGCCCTCAGGTAA